In Candidatus Promineifilum breve, one genomic interval encodes:
- the hrcA gene encoding heat-inducible transcriptional repressor HrcA, giving the protein MSELQQLTERQERILAMVVRTFIETGKPVGSRALVEHFGLDFSSATVRNDFATLGELGYVAQLHTSAGRIPTERGYRYFVQKLLGDFHLPLHERQMIRHQFHQARLELEQWMRLSAAILARTSGSASFVTAPQVRANRFKHLQLIATQGRLVLMVLVLHGGEVKQQMLTLAETLSQARLSAAADHLNPLFLDLDSEEVAARAAAAHLDRLESDITTLVLASLRLADNRPISDIYRDGLVNILDDEGTRHAIRLLEERTLLASVLAEQEAQGGEGVQVVIGGDGRWEELRDCTMILSRYGVTDSFSGTLAVVGPTRMPYDRNVATVRFVADLMSGFVYEYFAQDTADNRSNTLYQLEELNRDRDE; this is encoded by the coding sequence ATGAGTGAATTGCAGCAACTAACCGAACGTCAGGAGCGCATTCTGGCGATGGTCGTCCGCACCTTTATCGAGACGGGCAAGCCGGTTGGTTCGCGGGCGCTGGTGGAGCATTTCGGCCTCGATTTCAGCTCGGCCACGGTGCGCAACGACTTCGCCACGCTGGGCGAGCTGGGCTACGTGGCCCAACTTCACACCTCGGCCGGGCGCATCCCCACCGAACGCGGCTATCGCTACTTTGTCCAGAAGCTGCTGGGCGATTTTCATTTACCCCTCCACGAGCGCCAGATGATCCGCCACCAATTCCACCAGGCGCGGCTGGAACTGGAGCAATGGATGCGGCTGTCGGCGGCCATCCTGGCCCGCACGTCGGGCAGCGCCAGCTTTGTCACCGCGCCCCAGGTGCGGGCCAATCGCTTCAAGCATCTGCAACTGATCGCCACCCAGGGCCGGCTGGTGCTGATGGTGCTCGTCCTGCATGGCGGTGAGGTGAAGCAGCAGATGCTGACCCTGGCCGAGACGCTATCGCAGGCCCGGCTCAGCGCCGCGGCCGATCATCTGAACCCCCTTTTCCTGGACCTCGATTCCGAAGAAGTGGCCGCCCGCGCCGCCGCCGCCCATCTGGATCGGTTGGAGAGCGACATCACGACGCTGGTGTTGGCCTCGCTGCGCCTGGCCGACAACCGGCCGATCAGCGACATCTACCGCGACGGGCTGGTCAATATCCTGGATGACGAGGGCACGCGCCACGCCATCCGGCTGCTGGAAGAGCGCACGCTGTTGGCCTCGGTTCTGGCCGAGCAGGAAGCGCAGGGGGGCGAGGGCGTGCAGGTGGTCATTGGCGGCGACGGCCGCTGGGAAGAGTTGCGCGATTGCACCATGATCCTCTCGCGCTACGGCGTGACCGACAGCTTTTCGGGCACGTTGGCCGTTGTCGGCCCCACGCGTATGCCCTACGACCGCAACGTCGCCACGGTGCGCTTCGTGGCCGACCTGATGAGCGGTTTTGTCTATGAATACTTCGCGCAGGATACGGCCGACAACCGGTCGAACACCCTGTATCAACTAGAGGAATTGAATCGTGACCGTGACGAATGA
- the recN gene encoding DNA repair protein RecN has protein sequence MLSELYIRNFAIIEELRLRLDPGFNVLTGETGAGKSIILDAVMLVLGGRADTTAVRAGSDQAYVEATFRLESALRDTLQPLLEAEGLDEDEGEFVVLAREMRANGRNICRVNGRTVSLAILRQLADPLIDIHGQGEHLSLLRPRAHLPLLDAFGGLDGERRALAAEVHKLQAVQRELESLRRSQRDMAQRIEMLQFKAQEIAAAALRPDEEETLRVERVRLANAEQLGRFAGEAVALLITVDEDRPAVVDLLGRVEHALAQLARLDETRAESLANVQGLGFQLNEAAADIQDYLDSLEYDPQRLNGVEARLEAISDLKRKYGESDVAGLLAAGDRAEAELITLENSGARTTELEAEQEAYLRSVGRLAGELSRQRRAAAERLSAAAEAHLADLKMAGARFGVDFRAQPSPGGCYVTIDGAQQRLAFDQSGIDEVEFLISANPGEPLKPMARVASGGETARLMLALKTALAGVDETPTLIFDEIDQGIGGRVGDIVGRKLWSLAAEANHQVVVVTHLPQLAGYGDAHFHVSKAVADGRTTTHVTALDTDGRVRELAAMLGTQGDTAVSGARSILEHVDQTKNGLPVEEY, from the coding sequence ATGCTATCGGAACTGTACATTCGCAATTTCGCGATTATCGAAGAACTACGTCTGCGGCTGGATCCCGGCTTCAACGTGCTGACCGGCGAGACGGGCGCGGGCAAATCGATCATCCTCGACGCGGTGATGCTGGTGCTGGGCGGGCGGGCCGATACGACCGCCGTCCGCGCCGGCAGCGACCAGGCTTACGTGGAGGCCACCTTCCGCCTGGAGTCAGCCCTGCGCGACACGCTGCAACCGCTGCTGGAGGCCGAGGGGCTGGACGAGGACGAGGGCGAGTTCGTCGTCCTGGCGCGGGAGATGCGGGCCAACGGCCGCAACATTTGCCGCGTCAACGGCCGCACCGTCAGCCTGGCCATCCTGCGCCAACTGGCCGACCCGCTCATCGACATCCACGGCCAGGGGGAGCATCTGTCGCTGCTGCGGCCGCGCGCCCATTTGCCGCTGCTTGATGCCTTCGGCGGGCTGGACGGCGAGCGCCGCGCGCTGGCGGCCGAGGTACACAAGCTCCAGGCCGTGCAGCGCGAACTGGAGAGCTTGCGCCGTAGCCAACGCGACATGGCCCAACGCATCGAGATGCTCCAGTTCAAAGCCCAGGAGATCGCCGCTGCCGCGCTGCGCCCCGACGAGGAAGAGACGTTGCGCGTGGAGCGCGTGCGGCTGGCCAACGCCGAGCAGTTGGGCCGCTTCGCCGGCGAGGCCGTGGCCCTGCTGATCACCGTCGATGAGGATCGCCCGGCGGTGGTCGATTTGCTGGGCCGGGTGGAGCATGCGTTGGCCCAACTGGCCCGGCTGGACGAGACCCGCGCCGAATCGCTGGCGAACGTGCAGGGGTTGGGCTTTCAACTCAACGAGGCCGCGGCCGACATTCAGGATTACCTCGATTCGCTGGAATACGACCCGCAACGGCTGAACGGCGTGGAAGCGCGGCTGGAGGCGATCAGCGATCTGAAGCGCAAGTATGGCGAGAGCGACGTGGCCGGGCTGCTGGCCGCCGGCGATCGAGCCGAGGCCGAACTCATCACACTGGAAAATAGCGGCGCGCGCACGACCGAACTGGAGGCCGAGCAGGAGGCCTATCTGCGCAGCGTGGGCCGCCTGGCCGGCGAGCTATCGCGCCAGCGGCGGGCCGCGGCCGAGCGCCTGTCGGCGGCGGCTGAGGCTCATCTGGCCGACCTCAAGATGGCCGGGGCGCGTTTCGGCGTCGATTTTCGCGCCCAACCGTCGCCGGGCGGCTGCTACGTGACCATCGATGGCGCGCAACAGCGGCTGGCGTTCGATCAGTCGGGCATCGACGAGGTGGAATTCCTCATCTCGGCCAACCCCGGCGAGCCGCTGAAGCCGATGGCCCGCGTCGCCAGCGGCGGCGAGACGGCGCGGCTGATGCTGGCCCTGAAGACGGCGCTGGCCGGGGTGGACGAGACGCCGACGCTCATCTTCGACGAGATCGACCAGGGCATCGGCGGGCGTGTGGGCGACATCGTGGGCCGCAAGCTATGGAGCCTGGCCGCCGAAGCCAATCACCAGGTCGTCGTCGTCACCCATCTGCCGCAGCTGGCCGGCTATGGCGACGCCCACTTCCACGTCAGCAAGGCCGTGGCCGACGGGCGCACCACCACCCACGTGACGGCGCTGGACACCGACGGCCGGGTGCGCGAGTTGGCGGCCATGCTGGGCACACAGGGCGACACGGCCGTCAGCGGGGCGCGTTCCATCCTGGAGCACGTCGATCAGACCAAGAACGGCCTGCCGGTCGAAGAGTATTAG
- a CDS encoding B-box zinc finger protein produces MMITDPRLRTLLTQAERNASYGKNAAAESMYRQILSDAPDVAEAWAGLAAVVGDPAEKRAAYERALALAPDMPAAVAGLARLDGRPVPPEVEAALAPVEVVKAAAPPEAATSLERALGVPGEAKPEAAAYELVCYRHPDRPTSLRCYNCNRPICISCANKTPVGYICPECQRDAEDAFFNSRPIDYLVAALVSLPISLLAGYLMTRFAGGMFVFFLLIFFISGAVGGFIGRITKRAIGGRRGRYLPALVVAMMVLGVAIPVFLGFLTGMVGLFNLIGPAIYLFVGASAAYWQMR; encoded by the coding sequence ATGATGATCACAGACCCCAGATTGCGGACGTTGCTCACGCAGGCTGAGCGCAATGCCTCCTACGGCAAGAATGCGGCGGCCGAGAGCATGTACCGGCAAATATTGAGCGACGCGCCCGACGTGGCCGAAGCCTGGGCCGGGCTGGCCGCGGTCGTCGGCGACCCGGCCGAGAAGCGCGCCGCCTACGAGCGCGCCCTGGCGCTGGCCCCCGACATGCCCGCCGCCGTGGCCGGGCTGGCCCGGCTGGACGGCCGCCCCGTCCCGCCGGAAGTTGAGGCCGCGCTGGCCCCGGTCGAGGTCGTGAAAGCAGCCGCCCCGCCGGAAGCGGCCACGAGCCTGGAGCGCGCCCTCGGCGTTCCTGGCGAAGCCAAGCCGGAGGCCGCCGCCTACGAACTGGTCTGCTACCGCCACCCCGACCGTCCCACGTCGCTGCGCTGCTACAATTGCAACCGGCCCATCTGCATCAGTTGCGCCAACAAGACGCCCGTCGGCTACATCTGCCCCGAGTGCCAGCGCGACGCCGAGGACGCTTTCTTCAATAGCCGCCCGATTGATTATCTGGTGGCCGCGCTGGTCTCGTTGCCCATTAGTTTGCTGGCCGGTTACCTGATGACCCGCTTTGCCGGCGGTATGTTTGTGTTTTTCCTGCTCATCTTCTTCATCAGCGGGGCTGTCGGCGGCTTCATCGGCCGCATCACCAAGCGGGCCATCGGCGGGCGGCGCGGGCGCTATCTGCCGGCCCTGGTCGTCGCCATGATGGTGCTGGGCGTGGCAATCCCAGTGTTTCTGGGCTTTCTGACCGGCATGGTGGGCTTATTCAACCTGATTGGCCCGGCCATCTATCTGTTCGTTGGGGCCAGTGCCGCCTATTGGCAAATGCGCTAA
- a CDS encoding nucleotide exchange factor GrpE: MTVTNDEQVSDEVAEMVDTAEIDGLDEQPHPIEDLLAAAQAEAARNLDGWQRTQAEFANARKRFEKQRVETYVNANADLVAKLLPVIDDLERALESAPAGTGDAPWIAGVNLVFRKMLAVLEELGVQNIPAVGEPFDPNLHEALSEETSEDYESGLIVREMRRGYRLGDRVIRPSLVTVAA, encoded by the coding sequence GTGACCGTGACGAATGACGAACAAGTGAGTGATGAGGTGGCCGAGATGGTGGACACAGCCGAGATCGACGGCCTGGACGAGCAACCGCACCCCATCGAGGACCTGTTGGCCGCGGCCCAGGCTGAGGCGGCGCGCAATCTGGACGGCTGGCAGCGCACCCAGGCCGAATTTGCCAACGCCCGCAAGCGGTTCGAGAAGCAGCGCGTCGAGACCTACGTCAACGCCAACGCCGACCTGGTGGCCAAGCTGCTGCCGGTCATCGACGACCTGGAGCGGGCGCTCGAATCCGCGCCGGCCGGCACGGGCGACGCGCCCTGGATCGCCGGGGTGAATCTCGTCTTCCGCAAGATGTTGGCCGTCCTGGAAGAACTGGGCGTGCAAAACATCCCGGCCGTGGGCGAGCCGTTTGACCCCAATCTGCACGAGGCGCTATCCGAGGAGACGTCCGAGGATTACGAGAGCGGCCTTATCGTTCGCGAAATGAGACGCGGCTACCGTCTGGGCGATCGGGTGATCCGGCCGTCGCTGGTGACGGTCGCCGCTTAG
- a CDS encoding NAD(+)/NADH kinase, translating into MNRIGILEQPRLPDSAPLARQVEAWLAARGIASWTAAPLDDEALDAPIDGSSLLIVLGGDGSTLRAARLTVPFGVPIFGINVGRVGFLSEATPENWPQKLERLLGGDYWIERRLLLHAELWRGGQLIEPFTALNEVVIGRGAQARVIQLHLRVDDDLVTTYIADALIVATPTGSTAYAMAAGGPLLPPQLQNLVIVPVAAHLSLNRSLVLHENARIAIQVERGYEAYLTADGQKSTLVQDGDEIVITRHERTCSFARVESAGFFYRRLMGRLGFSWPHLNIGQNRDGRF; encoded by the coding sequence ATGAATCGCATCGGCATCCTGGAGCAACCGCGCCTGCCCGACTCCGCGCCCCTGGCGCGGCAGGTGGAGGCGTGGCTGGCGGCGCGCGGCATTGCCTCATGGACGGCCGCGCCGCTCGACGACGAGGCTCTCGACGCGCCCATCGACGGCTCGTCGTTACTCATCGTGCTGGGCGGCGACGGCTCCACGCTGCGGGCGGCGCGCCTGACCGTGCCCTTTGGCGTGCCCATCTTCGGCATCAACGTCGGCCGCGTGGGTTTTCTGAGCGAGGCCACGCCGGAGAACTGGCCGCAAAAGCTGGAGCGGCTGCTGGGCGGCGACTACTGGATCGAGCGGCGGCTGCTGCTCCACGCTGAGTTGTGGCGCGGCGGGCAACTGATCGAGCCGTTTACCGCGCTCAACGAAGTGGTGATCGGCCGCGGCGCGCAGGCGCGGGTCATTCAGCTGCATCTGCGCGTCGATGACGATCTGGTGACGACCTACATCGCCGACGCCCTCATCGTCGCCACGCCGACCGGCTCCACGGCCTACGCCATGGCCGCCGGCGGGCCGCTGCTGCCGCCACAGTTGCAGAATCTGGTCATCGTCCCGGTGGCGGCCCATCTGAGCCTGAACCGCTCGCTGGTGCTGCACGAGAACGCCCGCATCGCCATTCAGGTCGAGCGCGGCTACGAGGCTTATCTGACCGCCGACGGCCAGAAGAGCACGTTGGTGCAGGACGGCGACGAGATCGTCATCACCCGCCACGAGCGGACGTGCAGCTTCGCGCGGGTGGAGAGCGCCGGCTTTTTCTATCGCCGGTTGATGGGCCGGCTGGGCTTTAGCTGGCCCCACTTGAATATCGGCCAGAACCGCGACGGACGCTTTTAA
- the hisS gene encoding histidine--tRNA ligase encodes MSTTIQRLTGMPDVLPDERRYWDAIIAAAEAVTWRYGFQHIETPIIEATELFSRGVGEGSDFFVQKEMYTIKEDDGSSITLRPEFTAGFVRAYIQNSMKAWPRPVKLYTIGPSFRRERPQAGRLRQFSQINCEILGEDDPAADVEIMMLAMSLFRDLGFKGLTFQFNSTGCRVCRPGYLALLVAYLNDHYDKLAGIDKERLTKNPLRVLDSKATGMDELLAGAPHIADHLCDDCRDHFAGVRELLDALGQSYSINFRLVRGIDYYTKTVFEVWQEGIGAQAALCGGGRYDGLAEDIGGDSTPGVGVGIGVERVSLGMKEQGVAPPPATPLPVLIAHFGGATKTAAVQLADRLRDAGIGTRLAFARHGRSLKSQMREADNHHARYALIIGENELAEGLVAARLMMGDKEQTPVALAGVVDWLRERLAA; translated from the coding sequence TTGTCCACAACTATCCAGCGGCTCACCGGCATGCCCGACGTGCTGCCCGATGAGCGCCGTTATTGGGATGCCATCATCGCCGCGGCCGAGGCCGTGACCTGGCGCTATGGCTTTCAGCACATCGAGACGCCGATCATCGAGGCCACAGAGTTATTCAGCCGCGGCGTGGGCGAAGGCTCCGATTTCTTCGTCCAGAAAGAGATGTACACCATCAAGGAGGATGACGGCTCCAGCATCACCCTGCGGCCCGAATTCACCGCCGGGTTCGTGCGTGCCTATATTCAGAACAGCATGAAAGCCTGGCCGAGGCCGGTGAAGCTCTACACCATCGGCCCCTCCTTCCGCCGCGAGCGCCCCCAGGCCGGACGCCTGCGCCAGTTCAGCCAGATCAATTGCGAGATATTGGGCGAGGACGACCCGGCGGCCGACGTGGAAATTATGATGCTGGCGATGAGCCTCTTCCGCGATCTGGGCTTCAAGGGGCTGACCTTCCAGTTCAACAGCACCGGCTGCCGGGTGTGCCGGCCGGGCTATCTGGCCCTGCTGGTGGCCTATCTGAATGACCATTACGACAAGCTGGCCGGCATCGACAAGGAGCGGCTGACCAAGAACCCGTTGCGCGTGCTCGATAGCAAGGCCACCGGCATGGACGAGCTGCTGGCCGGCGCGCCCCATATCGCCGATCACCTGTGCGACGATTGCCGCGACCACTTCGCCGGGGTGCGCGAATTGCTCGACGCGCTGGGCCAATCGTATAGCATCAATTTCCGGCTGGTGCGGGGCATCGACTACTACACCAAGACGGTCTTCGAGGTGTGGCAGGAGGGCATCGGTGCGCAGGCGGCGCTATGCGGCGGCGGGCGCTACGACGGGCTGGCCGAGGACATCGGCGGCGATTCCACGCCCGGCGTCGGCGTGGGCATCGGTGTCGAGCGGGTATCGCTGGGCATGAAGGAGCAGGGGGTGGCGCCGCCCCCAGCCACGCCGCTGCCGGTGCTCATCGCCCACTTCGGCGGGGCCACCAAGACGGCCGCCGTCCAACTGGCCGACCGCCTGCGCGACGCGGGCATCGGCACACGCCTGGCCTTTGCCCGGCACGGTCGCAGCCTGAAGAGCCAGATGCGCGAGGCGGACAACCACCATGCCCGCTACGCCCTCATCATCGGCGAGAACGAGCTGGCCGAGGGGCTGGTCGCCGCCCGGCTGATGATGGGCGACAAAGAACAGACGCCGGTCGCGTTGGCTGGCGTCGTCGACTGGCTCCGGGAACGGCTGGCCGCCTGA
- a CDS encoding YihY/virulence factor BrkB family protein, with protein sequence MGKVTPEQPVAPLDRLQAAAITFLPSLKLWGGLAVRSMQDALAPESQLIASSIGYFTLFSLFPLALLVIALASNWLDPLLAETRIVAELEFVVPGLNELLGENLQNLAAARGPVTGIAALVLIWSASSVFNVVTRAMDRIWGADINHRRSVWRHRTLAVIMVLIITGLLLLASTIEGTILTIINSLLPNGLAGIGPFTTSFWAVFLNVTLFTLLYYFIPHVPVTWREVLPGAILAGILWQIAKQLFVHFIANYLSRSNLVYGSVGTIIAFLTWTYISSLILLSGAYFNRYMAASAVLPAASD encoded by the coding sequence ATGGGCAAAGTAACACCGGAACAACCCGTCGCGCCGCTCGACCGTTTGCAGGCGGCGGCGATCACCTTCTTGCCATCGCTCAAGCTGTGGGGCGGTCTGGCCGTGCGCTCGATGCAAGACGCGCTGGCCCCCGAATCGCAACTGATCGCCTCATCCATCGGCTATTTCACCCTGTTCTCGCTCTTCCCGCTGGCGCTGCTGGTCATTGCCCTGGCCAGCAATTGGCTCGATCCGCTGCTGGCTGAGACGCGCATTGTGGCCGAGTTGGAGTTCGTCGTCCCCGGCCTTAACGAACTACTGGGCGAGAATCTACAAAATCTGGCCGCCGCGCGCGGCCCGGTGACCGGTATCGCCGCGTTGGTGCTCATCTGGTCGGCGTCCAGCGTGTTCAACGTCGTGACGCGGGCCATGGATCGCATCTGGGGTGCGGACATTAACCACCGGCGCTCGGTGTGGCGCCACCGCACGCTGGCGGTCATCATGGTGCTCATCATCACCGGGCTGTTGCTGCTGGCCTCCACCATCGAGGGCACGATCCTGACCATCATCAACTCCCTGTTGCCGAACGGGCTGGCGGGCATCGGGCCGTTCACGACCAGCTTCTGGGCCGTCTTTCTAAACGTCACGCTGTTCACGCTGCTGTACTACTTCATCCCCCACGTCCCGGTGACCTGGCGCGAGGTGCTGCCGGGGGCGATTCTGGCCGGGATTTTGTGGCAGATCGCCAAGCAGTTGTTTGTCCACTTTATCGCCAATTACCTCTCGCGCTCCAACCTCGTCTACGGGTCGGTGGGGACGATCATCGCCTTCCTGACCTGGACCTACATCAGCAGTCTGATCCTCTTGTCCGGGGCCTATTTCAATCGCTATATGGCCGCCTCGGCGGTGCTGCCCGCCGCGAGCGATTAG
- a CDS encoding undecaprenyl-phosphate glucose phosphotransferase, which produces MTTQRVRTFFTAWLVIMDFLLIALAFTLAYQLRVSIDWPEPLANQVPLAEYMSLFVAQAVGIIGVLFLNRQYYIPRAVSRIDQVYYVFISVSVGILFAVAMTTIFFRTDRAILDYPRTMLVYNWSLTIILLMFGRFVTNWVRKRLQDRGIGKDRVLLVGTGDTARMILQRIVWSPSLGYDLVGIVNGETEETEILGVPILGAPEDIPDLINEYKVDEVIVAVPEKGHRETLHVISYCERGRVTIKVFPDLFQYITTTAGIEDLGGLPLLSVRDYALRGYLLTLKRVIDFFGSAVGLVFVSPLMFLTALAIKVESPGPVFFVQPRMGLDGREFMMIKFRSMRSDAEKDGPGWTVRNDPRQTRLGSWLRRREIDELPNLINVLLGEMSLVGPRPEQAYYVEQFRRYVPRYMDRHREKGGMTGWAQVNGLRGDSSISERTKYDLWYSENWSILLDTKILLRTLWQVVYPRKAEPHP; this is translated from the coding sequence ATGACGACGCAACGGGTGCGCACTTTCTTCACCGCCTGGCTGGTGATCATGGATTTCCTGCTCATCGCCCTGGCCTTCACGCTGGCCTATCAGTTACGGGTGTCGATCGATTGGCCCGAACCGCTGGCGAATCAGGTGCCCCTGGCCGAGTATATGTCCCTCTTCGTGGCCCAGGCGGTGGGCATCATCGGCGTCCTGTTCCTCAATCGCCAATACTATATCCCCCGCGCCGTCTCGCGCATCGATCAGGTCTATTACGTCTTCATCAGCGTCTCCGTCGGCATCCTGTTTGCCGTCGCCATGACGACCATCTTCTTCCGCACCGACCGGGCCATCCTCGATTATCCGCGCACCATGCTGGTCTACAACTGGTCGTTGACGATCATCCTGCTCATGTTCGGCCGCTTCGTCACCAATTGGGTGCGCAAGCGGTTGCAGGATCGGGGCATCGGCAAGGATCGGGTGCTGCTGGTGGGCACGGGCGACACGGCGCGGATGATCTTGCAGCGCATCGTCTGGTCGCCCAGCCTGGGGTACGACCTGGTGGGCATCGTCAACGGCGAAACGGAGGAGACCGAAATTCTGGGCGTGCCCATCCTGGGCGCGCCGGAAGACATCCCCGACCTGATCAACGAGTACAAGGTCGATGAGGTCATCGTCGCCGTGCCGGAGAAGGGCCACCGCGAGACGCTCCACGTCATCTCCTATTGCGAGCGCGGTCGGGTGACGATCAAGGTCTTTCCCGACCTGTTCCAGTACATCACCACGACGGCCGGCATCGAAGACCTGGGCGGGCTGCCGCTGCTCTCGGTACGCGATTACGCCCTGCGCGGCTACTTGCTGACCCTAAAACGGGTGATCGATTTCTTCGGTTCGGCCGTCGGCCTGGTATTCGTCTCGCCGTTGATGTTCCTGACCGCCCTGGCGATCAAGGTCGAATCGCCCGGCCCGGTCTTTTTCGTCCAGCCGCGCATGGGGCTGGACGGGCGCGAGTTTATGATGATCAAGTTCCGCTCCATGCGCAGCGACGCCGAGAAGGACGGCCCGGGCTGGACGGTGCGCAACGACCCGCGCCAGACGCGGCTGGGCAGTTGGCTGCGGCGGCGCGAGATCGACGAATTGCCCAATCTCATCAACGTCCTGCTGGGCGAGATGAGTCTGGTGGGGCCGCGACCGGAGCAGGCCTACTACGTGGAGCAGTTCCGCCGCTACGTGCCGCGCTACATGGATCGCCACCGCGAAAAGGGGGGCATGACCGGCTGGGCGCAGGTCAACGGCCTGCGTGGCGATAGCTCCATCAGCGAGCGCACCAAATACGACCTGTGGTATTCCGAGAACTGGTCGATCCTGCTCGACACCAAAATCCTGCTGCGCACCCTCTGGCAAGTCGTCTACCCGCGCAAGGCCGAACCCCACCCCTGA
- a CDS encoding PD-(D/E)XK nuclease family protein, whose translation MSYPWIRASEIGDYIYCRRAWWLRRVRAVSSSNVTEMRAGTAHHARHGRLVERSMLFRRLAYVALFVAVAMLVFQLLSG comes from the coding sequence ATGAGCTATCCCTGGATTCGCGCCAGCGAAATTGGCGACTATATCTATTGCCGTCGGGCCTGGTGGTTGCGCCGGGTGCGGGCCGTGTCCTCGTCGAATGTGACCGAGATGCGCGCCGGCACGGCCCACCATGCCCGCCATGGCCGCCTGGTGGAGCGGTCGATGTTGTTCCGCCGCCTGGCCTACGTGGCCCTGTTCGTGGCCGTGGCCATGCTGGTCTTCCAATTGCTATCCGGCTGA
- a CDS encoding CRISPR-associated protein Cas4, with protein sequence MTGQTMMMSGLPLAVVLLLLFVAAVLWFRGRDMRRESGLPAWQVIYTDTGAWRANNDVLHAAHLRLVGKPDYLVEQNDGTIIPVELKSSPAPTTPWEGQVLQLAAYCLLVETNYGVRPPYGILQYKDRAFAIDYTPDLEADLLDVLDEMRAAREEEDPDPGHDDRRRCVACGVRAACDRRLA encoded by the coding sequence ATGACCGGGCAAACCATGATGATGAGCGGCTTACCCCTGGCGGTGGTGTTGCTGCTGCTCTTCGTGGCCGCCGTGCTCTGGTTCCGTGGCCGCGATATGCGCCGGGAGAGCGGGCTGCCGGCCTGGCAGGTGATCTACACCGACACCGGCGCCTGGCGGGCCAATAACGACGTGCTCCACGCCGCCCACCTGCGCCTGGTGGGCAAGCCCGATTATCTGGTGGAGCAGAACGACGGCACAATCATCCCCGTCGAGCTGAAATCCAGCCCGGCCCCGACCACGCCGTGGGAGGGGCAGGTGTTGCAATTGGCCGCCTACTGCCTGCTGGTGGAGACCAACTACGGCGTCCGGCCGCCCTACGGCATTCTGCAATATAAAGATCGCGCCTTCGCCATCGACTATACCCCCGATCTGGAAGCGGATTTGCTCGATGTGCTGGACGAAATGCGCGCCGCCCGCGAAGAAGAAGACCCCGACCCCGGCCACGACGACCGGCGGCGCTGCGTGGCCTGCGGTGTACGCGCCGCCTGCGACCGTCGATTGGCCTGA